One window of Lacerta agilis isolate rLacAgi1 chromosome 14, rLacAgi1.pri, whole genome shotgun sequence genomic DNA carries:
- the LOC117057945 gene encoding gastrin/cholecystokinin-like peptide: MHTKVLTSLLLTTFIATSLLRSVSTSYQGGGRLSRQAKAGPQLERMQRSSSGGPIRMEWPVHLSQDQKDFVAQFLPYLRTEFGGRVQEPEAHYPSWMDFGRRSSEDLEGEA, from the exons ATGCACACCAAGGTACTTACCAGCCTGCTGCTGACCACCTTCATAGCCACAAGCCTCTTAAGATCTGTGTCCACATCCTATCAGGGGGGTGGCAGGCTAAGCAGGCAAGCCAAGGCTGGACCACAACTGGAGAGGATGCAGAGGAGCAGCAGTGGAGGTCCCATCCGCATGGAGTGGCCAGTACATCTGTCTCAGGACCAGAAGGATTTTGTCGCCCAGTTCCTGCCTTACCTCCGTACAG AATTTGGTGGCAGAGTGCAGGAACCAGAAGCTCATTACCCCAGCTGGATGGACTTTGGACGGCGAAGCTCTGAGGACTTGGAAGGAGAGGCCTAA